The following proteins are encoded in a genomic region of Streptomyces collinus Tu 365:
- a CDS encoding lactate utilization protein B codes for MSGTFVGMPAFPEAAHDALADPTLRGNLRHATRTIRAKRARAVAELPDWARLRAAGRRIKDHTLRHLDRYLEQLEEAVTAAGGTVHWAADADEANRIVTGLVRATGESEVVKVKSMATQEIGLNEALEAAGIRAYETDLAELIVQLGGDRPSHILVPAIHRNRGEIREIFAREMGDWGRPAPAGLTDTPADLAEAARLHLREKFLRAKVGISGANFMVAETGTLVVVESEGNGRMCLTLPETLISVVGIEKIVPTWRDLEVFLQTLPRSSTAERMNPYTSTWTGTTDEDGPAAFHLVLLDNGRTDTLADEIGRQALRCIRCSACLNVCPVYERAGGHAYGSVYPGPIGAILSPQLRGTGSEIDASLPYASSLCGACYEVCPVAIDIPEVLVHLRERVVQGGPAVREGNRVVLKPAKRHAAERAAMRAARWALTHPAALRGGQRLASRTRRLHPRTLPGPGRAWSATRDLPPVPAEPFRDWWQRTNGGRDDGK; via the coding sequence ATGAGCGGCACGTTCGTCGGCATGCCGGCGTTCCCCGAGGCGGCGCACGACGCCCTGGCCGACCCGACGCTGCGCGGCAACCTGCGCCACGCCACCCGCACCATCCGCGCCAAACGGGCCCGCGCGGTGGCCGAGCTGCCCGACTGGGCGCGGCTGCGGGCGGCGGGCCGGCGGATCAAGGACCACACGCTGCGCCATCTGGACCGCTACCTGGAGCAGTTGGAGGAGGCGGTCACCGCCGCCGGGGGCACGGTCCACTGGGCGGCCGACGCCGACGAGGCCAACCGGATCGTCACCGGACTGGTCCGGGCCACCGGTGAGTCGGAGGTCGTCAAGGTCAAGTCGATGGCCACGCAGGAGATCGGGCTCAACGAGGCCCTGGAGGCCGCGGGGATCCGCGCCTACGAGACCGATCTCGCCGAGCTGATCGTCCAGTTGGGCGGGGACCGCCCCTCGCACATCCTGGTCCCCGCCATCCACCGCAACCGGGGCGAGATCCGGGAGATCTTCGCGCGGGAGATGGGCGACTGGGGCCGCCCCGCCCCCGCGGGCCTGACGGACACCCCCGCCGACCTCGCCGAGGCCGCGCGGCTGCACCTGCGGGAGAAGTTCCTGCGCGCCAAGGTGGGCATCTCCGGCGCCAACTTCATGGTGGCCGAGACCGGCACCCTCGTCGTCGTGGAGTCCGAGGGCAACGGCCGGATGTGCCTGACCCTCCCCGAGACGCTGATCTCGGTCGTCGGCATCGAGAAGATCGTGCCCACCTGGCGGGACCTGGAGGTCTTCCTGCAGACCCTCCCCCGCTCCTCCACCGCCGAGCGGATGAACCCGTACACCAGTACCTGGACGGGCACGACGGACGAGGACGGCCCCGCCGCCTTCCACCTGGTGCTGCTGGACAACGGCCGCACCGACACCCTCGCCGACGAGATCGGCCGCCAGGCGCTGCGCTGCATCCGCTGCTCGGCCTGCCTCAACGTCTGCCCGGTGTACGAGCGGGCCGGCGGGCACGCCTACGGCTCGGTCTACCCGGGCCCGATCGGCGCCATCCTCAGCCCCCAGCTGCGGGGCACGGGAAGCGAGATCGACGCCTCGCTGCCGTACGCGTCGAGCCTGTGCGGAGCCTGCTACGAGGTCTGCCCGGTCGCCATCGACATCCCCGAGGTGCTGGTGCACCTGCGGGAGCGGGTGGTGCAGGGCGGACCGGCGGTCCGGGAGGGCAACCGGGTGGTGCTGAAGCCGGCCAAGAGGCACGCGGCCGAACGCGCGGCGATGCGCGCGGCACGCTGGGCCCTCACACACCCGGCGGCGCTGCGCGGCGGCCAGCGGCTCGCCTCCCGCACCCGCCGGCTGCACCCCCGCACGCTGCCCGGTCCCGGCCGGGCCTGGAGCGCGACCCGGGATCTGCCGCCGGTGCCCGCGGAGCCGTTCCGCGACTGGTGGCAGCGGACGAACGGCGGAAGGGACGACGGCAAGTGA
- a CDS encoding LutC/YkgG family protein yields the protein MSSRDRVLGRVRRALADVTPDERPYAEAVPRDYLREHGDRTVEQTVDLLAANLADYRALVHRCASAELPGLLARLLAQRGSAEVLVPAGLPAQWLAAADPVRVHDRAADTAHRLDRVGSVVTGCAVAIAETGTIVLDGSPDQGRRRISLVPDHHVCVVRVPEQVVSSVPGALERLDPARPLTWISGPSATSDIELDRVEGVHGPRTLEVVLVTGEPAGGR from the coding sequence GTGAGCAGCAGGGACAGGGTGCTGGGCCGGGTGCGGCGCGCGCTCGCGGACGTGACGCCGGACGAGCGGCCGTACGCGGAGGCGGTCCCGCGGGACTATCTGCGCGAGCACGGCGACCGGACGGTGGAGCAGACCGTGGACCTGCTCGCCGCGAACCTCGCGGACTACCGGGCGCTGGTGCACCGCTGCGCGTCGGCGGAACTGCCGGGCCTCCTCGCGCGGCTGCTGGCCCAGCGCGGCTCGGCGGAGGTGCTGGTGCCTGCCGGGCTGCCGGCGCAGTGGCTGGCCGCGGCGGACCCGGTGCGGGTCCACGACCGGGCGGCGGACACCGCGCACCGGCTGGACCGGGTGGGCAGCGTGGTGACGGGATGTGCCGTGGCGATCGCCGAGACCGGCACGATCGTCCTGGACGGCTCCCCCGACCAGGGCCGGCGCCGGATCTCGCTCGTCCCGGACCACCACGTCTGCGTGGTCAGGGTGCCGGAGCAGGTCGTCTCCTCCGTCCCGGGGGCTCTCGAACGCCTCGATCCGGCCCGGCCGTTGACGTGGATCTCCGGTCCTTCGGCGACCAGCGACATCGAGCTGGACCGGGTGGAGGGGGTGCACGGACCGCGCACCCTCGAAGTGGTGCTGGTGACCGGCGAACCGGCCGGAGGCCGCTGA